A single window of Micrococcaceae bacterium Sec5.1 DNA harbors:
- a CDS encoding NAD-dependent malic enzyme, whose amino-acid sequence MANPSPGNSITLRVAAPSSFTATSELAAAVGAAGAAITALDVTESHHETIVVDVTCNTTDDDHAARVKDALNALDGVTVQHVSDRTFLMHLGGKLEVVPKVALRNRDDLSRAYTPGVARVCLAIAEDPAAARNLTVKRNTIAVLTDGSAVLGLGNIGPAAALPVMEGKAALFKQFANVDAWPVCLDTQDTEEIIMIAKAMAPVYGGINLEDIAAPRCFEIENRLREELDIPVFHDDQHGTAIVTLAALVNALRVVDKKLSEVKIVVSGVGAAGSAIIQLLKAQGAQHIIAAGRSGAIHSGEKYDDEHRSWIAENTNEEGFSGTLHDALKGADVFIGVSAPHVIGEEQVASMAENAIVFAMANPTPEIDPVVASKHAAVVATGRSDFPNQINNVLAFPGFFRGLLDAGASDITPNMLVAAAEAIANRVADDELNASYIIPSVFDPHVAADVATAVANAAHANAASAL is encoded by the coding sequence ATGGCGAATCCGAGCCCCGGAAACTCGATCACCCTGCGCGTCGCCGCACCGTCCAGCTTCACAGCTACGAGCGAACTGGCAGCAGCCGTCGGCGCAGCCGGTGCCGCAATCACCGCTCTGGACGTCACGGAATCCCACCACGAGACCATCGTCGTGGACGTCACCTGCAACACCACTGATGACGACCACGCAGCACGCGTCAAAGATGCCCTGAATGCCCTCGACGGCGTCACCGTCCAGCACGTCTCGGACCGCACCTTCCTCATGCACCTCGGCGGCAAGCTCGAGGTGGTCCCCAAAGTAGCCCTGCGCAACCGTGACGATCTGTCTCGCGCCTACACTCCCGGCGTCGCCCGCGTTTGCCTGGCCATCGCAGAAGACCCGGCCGCTGCCCGCAACCTGACGGTCAAGCGCAACACCATCGCCGTCCTCACCGACGGTTCCGCCGTGCTGGGGCTGGGCAACATCGGCCCCGCCGCCGCGCTGCCCGTCATGGAAGGCAAGGCCGCGCTCTTTAAGCAGTTCGCCAACGTGGACGCCTGGCCGGTCTGCCTGGATACGCAGGACACCGAAGAGATCATCATGATCGCCAAGGCCATGGCTCCCGTTTACGGCGGCATCAACCTCGAAGACATCGCCGCACCGCGTTGCTTCGAGATCGAAAACCGCCTCCGCGAAGAACTGGACATCCCGGTGTTCCACGACGACCAGCACGGCACCGCGATTGTCACCCTCGCTGCCTTGGTCAACGCCCTGCGCGTGGTGGACAAGAAGCTGTCCGAGGTCAAGATCGTTGTCTCGGGAGTTGGCGCTGCCGGCTCCGCCATCATCCAGCTCCTCAAGGCCCAGGGCGCCCAGCACATCATTGCCGCCGGCCGCTCCGGAGCCATCCACTCCGGCGAAAAGTACGACGACGAGCACCGCAGCTGGATTGCCGAGAACACCAACGAAGAAGGCTTCTCCGGAACCCTGCATGACGCCCTGAAGGGAGCAGACGTGTTTATCGGCGTCAGCGCCCCGCATGTGATCGGCGAGGAGCAGGTGGCTTCCATGGCTGAGAACGCAATCGTGTTCGCCATGGCCAACCCGACGCCGGAAATCGACCCCGTTGTAGCGTCCAAGCACGCCGCCGTTGTTGCCACGGGTCGCAGCGACTTCCCGAACCAGATCAACAACGTGCTGGCCTTCCCCGGCTTCTTCCGCGGACTGCTGGACGCCGGAGCATCGGACATCACGCCGAACATGCTGGTGGCCGCCGCCGAGGCAATTGCCAACCGGGTAGCTGACGATGAGCTGAACGCGAGTTACATTATCCCCAGCGTCTTCGATCCGCATGTAGCCGCCGATGTAGCGACCGCCGTAGCCAATGCTGCGCACGCAAACGCCGCCAGCGCTCTCTAG
- the aceB gene encoding malate synthase A, with translation MAITVTDPRPIDRAEEILTPKALGFIEELHKRFAGTRAELLEARKAKRQKVADTSRLDFLPETQEIRDGDWKVAEAPAALQDRRVEMTGPATPAKMAINALNSGAKVWLADLEDASTPTWPNVIDAILNLRDAAQGTLSYTSPEGKEYRLRTDAPLAVVVARPRGWHMEENHLLIDGEPAVGALVDFGLHFFHIAKQLLLNGQGPYYYLPKMESHLEARLWNDVFVFAQDFLGIPQGSIRATVLIETIPAAFEMDEILYELRDHASGLNAGRWDYLFSIIKYFRDAGEEFVLPDRATVAMTAPFMRAYTELLVKTCHKRGAFAMGGMAAVIPNRKQPDVTAAAFDKVRADKTREANDGFDGSWVAHPDLVSTCREVFDSVLGDPANGGKPNQLDKQRPEVNVTAEQLIDVASAGGTVTEAGLRLNLYVAVAYTGVWISGSGAVAIHNLMEDAATAEISRSQVWQQIRNKSVLADTGNTVTRELVSRILGEETERLRIEFGDENFAKYYEPASKLIEDICLSDDYTDFLTTPAYELVG, from the coding sequence ATGGCTATTACAGTCACTGATCCCCGGCCGATCGATCGCGCCGAGGAGATCCTCACCCCCAAGGCACTGGGCTTCATCGAGGAACTGCACAAGCGTTTCGCCGGCACCCGTGCCGAGCTGCTGGAGGCGCGCAAAGCCAAGCGCCAGAAGGTTGCGGACACCAGCCGCTTGGACTTCCTCCCGGAGACCCAGGAAATCCGCGACGGCGACTGGAAGGTCGCGGAGGCACCGGCAGCTTTGCAGGACCGCCGCGTAGAGATGACGGGTCCCGCAACCCCGGCCAAGATGGCCATCAACGCACTGAACTCCGGCGCCAAGGTCTGGCTCGCGGACCTCGAAGACGCCAGCACTCCAACCTGGCCCAACGTCATCGACGCGATCCTCAACCTCCGCGACGCAGCACAGGGCACCCTGAGCTACACCTCGCCGGAAGGCAAGGAATACCGTCTGCGCACGGACGCTCCGTTGGCTGTCGTTGTTGCCCGTCCGCGCGGTTGGCACATGGAAGAGAACCACCTGCTGATCGACGGCGAACCTGCAGTGGGCGCGCTGGTGGACTTTGGTTTGCACTTCTTCCACATCGCCAAGCAGCTGCTCCTCAATGGTCAGGGCCCGTACTACTACCTGCCCAAGATGGAGAGCCACCTTGAGGCCCGCCTCTGGAACGACGTCTTCGTGTTCGCCCAGGACTTCCTCGGCATCCCGCAGGGCAGCATCCGCGCCACGGTGCTCATCGAGACCATCCCCGCCGCGTTCGAGATGGACGAGATCCTCTACGAGCTGCGCGATCATGCTTCAGGTTTGAACGCCGGACGTTGGGACTACCTCTTCAGCATCATCAAGTACTTCCGTGACGCCGGCGAAGAGTTCGTCCTGCCGGACCGCGCGACCGTTGCCATGACGGCTCCGTTCATGCGCGCCTACACCGAGCTCCTGGTCAAAACCTGCCACAAGCGCGGCGCCTTCGCCATGGGTGGCATGGCCGCCGTCATCCCGAACCGGAAGCAGCCCGACGTCACCGCTGCGGCCTTCGACAAGGTCCGTGCCGACAAGACGCGTGAGGCAAATGATGGCTTCGACGGCTCCTGGGTTGCACACCCGGACCTCGTCTCCACGTGCCGCGAGGTGTTCGATTCGGTCCTCGGTGACCCCGCCAACGGTGGAAAGCCCAACCAACTGGACAAGCAGCGCCCCGAGGTGAACGTCACCGCTGAGCAGCTGATCGACGTCGCCTCTGCCGGCGGCACCGTCACGGAAGCCGGCCTTCGGCTGAACCTCTATGTCGCCGTCGCCTACACGGGTGTCTGGATCTCCGGCAGCGGCGCTGTTGCCATTCACAACCTCATGGAAGATGCCGCGACCGCGGAGATCTCCCGCTCGCAGGTGTGGCAGCAGATCCGTAACAAGTCGGTTCTCGCGGACACGGGCAACACCGTGACACGCGAACTCGTCAGCCGCATCCTTGGCGAAGAAACCGAGCGCCTGCGGATCGAGTTCGGCGACGAGAACTTCGCCAAGTACTACGAGCCGGCGTCCAAGCTGATCGAGGACATCTGTCTGTCAGACGACTACACCGATTTCCTGACAACACCCGCTTACGAATTGGTGGGCTGA
- a CDS encoding aldolase has product MGSFSSSDLAHIESQLEATDQLLDRNYPGDDGSRQPIHTVYVPADRFTPSFAAEWGAQALATAEAHGGLEKLGQLLGQEPHLAAAVASRVAAKLSSEPIEDLRLDFEDGYGDRGDEAEDADAVAAANAVAAAVAAGTAPPFIGIRFKCFEAPTRARGLKTLDLFVSTLAAAGELPAGLILTLPKVTTVAQVQAMDFAVSRLEEVHGLPAGRLRFEVQVETPQLILGADGTSPVAQLPHVVPGRISALHYGTYDYSASLGISAEYQSMEHPVADFAKEVMQLAVAGTGIRLSDGSTNIIPVGDAVEDAWKLHGRLVRRSLENGYYQGWDLHAAQLPSRFSASYAFYREGLPAAALRLRNYVEHTEGGVMDEPATARALAGFVLRGVQCGAVGPDEVKALAGVELSQLNALAHPRLAQPTSH; this is encoded by the coding sequence ATGGGCTCATTCTCTTCCTCTGATCTGGCCCACATCGAGTCGCAGCTTGAGGCGACGGACCAGCTCCTGGACCGCAACTACCCGGGCGACGACGGCTCACGCCAGCCCATCCACACTGTTTACGTCCCGGCGGACCGCTTCACGCCGTCATTTGCGGCGGAGTGGGGCGCCCAGGCCTTGGCGACGGCGGAAGCTCACGGCGGCTTGGAAAAGCTGGGTCAACTGTTGGGCCAGGAGCCTCACTTGGCTGCCGCTGTTGCCTCCCGTGTAGCGGCGAAGCTCTCCTCTGAGCCGATCGAGGACCTGCGTCTGGACTTCGAGGACGGCTACGGCGACCGCGGCGATGAGGCAGAAGACGCCGACGCCGTTGCTGCCGCCAACGCTGTTGCTGCTGCGGTTGCAGCGGGAACTGCTCCGCCGTTCATCGGCATCCGCTTCAAGTGCTTCGAAGCCCCCACGAGGGCCCGCGGACTGAAGACGCTGGACTTGTTTGTGTCCACGCTTGCTGCAGCGGGCGAGCTGCCTGCTGGGCTGATCCTAACGCTGCCGAAAGTCACCACTGTGGCCCAGGTGCAGGCCATGGACTTCGCGGTCTCGCGCCTCGAGGAAGTCCACGGGCTTCCCGCGGGGAGGCTCCGGTTCGAGGTGCAGGTGGAAACGCCGCAGCTCATTCTGGGTGCCGACGGAACGTCCCCCGTAGCGCAGCTCCCCCACGTTGTTCCGGGCCGCATCAGCGCTCTGCACTACGGCACGTATGACTACAGCGCTTCCTTGGGAATCTCCGCGGAGTACCAGTCCATGGAGCACCCGGTTGCCGATTTCGCCAAGGAAGTCATGCAGCTCGCCGTCGCCGGCACAGGCATCCGCCTCTCTGACGGTTCCACGAACATCATTCCCGTGGGCGACGCCGTTGAAGACGCCTGGAAACTTCACGGCCGGCTGGTCCGTCGCTCCCTGGAGAACGGTTACTACCAAGGATGGGACCTCCACGCCGCCCAGCTCCCCAGCCGTTTCTCGGCGTCGTACGCTTTCTACCGCGAAGGCCTGCCTGCCGCAGCGCTGCGCCTCCGGAACTATGTGGAGCACACCGAAGGCGGCGTCATGGACGAGCCCGCCACCGCCCGTGCACTCGCTGGTTTCGTCCTTCGCGGCGTCCAGTGCGGCGCAGTGGGGCCAGATGAGGTCAAGGCGCTTGCCGGCGTCGAACTTTCACAGCTGAACGCACTGGCGCACCCGCGGCTCGCGCAACCGACTTCCCACTGA
- a CDS encoding bifunctional allantoicase/(S)-ureidoglycine aminohydrolase has product MGKYYYPQGGLPPQTHLTTERAIVTEAYTVIPKGVMTDIVTSNLPGFSNTRSWIIARPISGFATTFSQLIVEIAPGGGAPKAEFEAGVEGVIFVTKGQVNLRLDGELHHLEEGGYAYLAAGAEWGLENVSDDIVSFHWIRKAYERLEGFEAKSFVTNEKDVEPTSMPDTNDVWKTTRFTDSSDLAHDMQVNIVTFQPGGVIPFPETHVMEHGLYVLEGKAMYLLNNDWVEVEAGDFMWLRAFCPQACYAGGPGEFRYLLYKDMNRQVKLT; this is encoded by the coding sequence ATGGGCAAGTACTACTACCCGCAGGGCGGCCTGCCGCCGCAGACCCACCTGACCACGGAGCGGGCGATCGTCACCGAGGCTTACACGGTGATCCCCAAGGGCGTCATGACGGACATCGTCACCAGCAACCTGCCGGGATTCTCCAACACGCGCTCCTGGATTATTGCGCGGCCGATTTCCGGCTTCGCCACCACGTTCTCGCAGTTGATCGTTGAGATCGCTCCAGGCGGCGGGGCTCCCAAGGCCGAGTTCGAAGCAGGCGTCGAAGGCGTCATCTTTGTTACCAAGGGCCAAGTGAACCTGAGGCTCGACGGCGAACTGCACCACCTCGAGGAGGGTGGCTACGCCTACCTTGCCGCCGGCGCAGAGTGGGGCCTGGAGAACGTGTCCGACGACATCGTCTCCTTCCACTGGATCCGCAAGGCCTACGAACGCCTTGAAGGCTTCGAGGCCAAGTCCTTCGTGACCAACGAGAAGGACGTGGAGCCTACCTCCATGCCGGACACCAACGACGTCTGGAAAACCACCCGCTTCACGGACTCCAGTGACCTCGCCCATGACATGCAGGTCAACATCGTCACCTTCCAGCCGGGCGGCGTGATCCCCTTCCCGGAGACCCACGTCATGGAGCACGGCCTGTACGTCCTGGAAGGCAAGGCCATGTACCTGCTCAACAACGACTGGGTGGAAGTGGAAGCCGGCGACTTCATGTGGCTCCGCGCGTTCTGCCCGCAGGCCTGCTACGCCGGCGGTCCGGGCGAGTTCCGTTACCTGCTGTACAAGGACATGAACCGGCAGGTGAAACTCACCTGA
- a CDS encoding MmcQ/YjbR family DNA-binding protein: MATEEDLRRICLGMPGVTERPSWGQPAWFGNTLMARIWEEGVVTVKTDEREALAAMEPDTYFWTPHHERSPKLLLVRLENIDVEELDELLQESYRIASAPAPNAPK; this comes from the coding sequence ATGGCCACCGAAGAGGACCTCAGGCGTATCTGCCTTGGCATGCCCGGCGTCACCGAGCGCCCAAGTTGGGGCCAGCCTGCCTGGTTTGGTAACACCCTCATGGCCCGGATCTGGGAAGAGGGGGTTGTTACTGTCAAAACGGATGAGCGCGAAGCTCTGGCTGCAATGGAGCCGGATACCTATTTCTGGACCCCTCACCACGAACGGTCACCAAAGTTGCTGCTGGTCCGGCTGGAGAACATCGACGTAGAGGAGCTCGACGAGTTGCTGCAGGAGTCGTACAGAATCGCCAGCGCCCCCGCTCCAAACGCACCCAAGTAG
- a CDS encoding VOC family protein: MLTIGSTVLGVNDITRATAFWHAALGYVPREPGDDTWVILVPSAGPGPQLALMLSETPVQEHPRTHLDLYADDQAAEVERLISLGAQRVDWDLYPENPDFVVLADPDGNRFCVIDKSPR; this comes from the coding sequence ATGTTGACCATCGGCAGCACCGTCCTCGGCGTCAATGACATCACCCGGGCCACTGCGTTCTGGCACGCCGCGCTCGGCTATGTTCCACGTGAGCCGGGCGATGACACCTGGGTAATCCTCGTTCCGTCCGCCGGTCCAGGCCCCCAACTCGCGTTGATGCTGAGCGAAACGCCTGTCCAGGAGCATCCACGTACTCATCTGGACCTCTATGCGGATGACCAAGCTGCCGAAGTGGAGCGGCTGATCTCCCTCGGCGCTCAACGCGTTGACTGGGACCTGTATCCGGAGAATCCGGATTTCGTGGTCCTCGCCGACCCTGACGGCAACCGCTTCTGCGTTATCGACAAAAGTCCGCGGTAG
- a CDS encoding DinB family protein, translated as MDDKATLLGYLRLRRADLLGKLDGLGEYDARRPLTPTGTNLLGLVKHVASVELGYFGETFGRPSGRELPWLEQDAEPDSDMWVPVSETRAEILELHHFSAAHSDATIQALPLDAPGVVPWWSEEKRNVTLHQILVHMCVETARHAGHADIIRELIDGSAGQRPGDPNMPGRNSEEWAAHRFRIEEAAVEADLRH; from the coding sequence ATGGACGACAAAGCGACATTGCTCGGCTATTTGCGCCTTCGCCGGGCGGACCTGCTCGGGAAGCTTGATGGCTTGGGTGAATACGATGCCCGAAGGCCCCTGACACCGACGGGTACCAATCTGCTGGGGCTCGTGAAACACGTTGCGAGCGTGGAGTTGGGCTATTTCGGGGAGACTTTCGGGCGTCCGAGTGGTCGCGAATTGCCGTGGCTGGAGCAAGACGCAGAACCGGATTCCGATATGTGGGTCCCGGTTTCGGAGACCCGCGCGGAAATCCTGGAACTGCACCACTTCTCGGCAGCGCACAGTGATGCCACCATCCAGGCCCTCCCGTTGGATGCTCCCGGCGTTGTGCCTTGGTGGTCCGAAGAGAAGCGGAATGTGACGCTCCATCAGATCCTCGTCCACATGTGTGTGGAAACCGCACGGCACGCCGGGCACGCTGACATCATCCGCGAACTGATCGACGGATCCGCTGGCCAAAGGCCTGGGGATCCCAACATGCCTGGCCGCAACTCCGAAGAATGGGCAGCACACAGGTTCCGCATCGAAGAAGCAGCAGTGGAAGCAGATCTCCGCCACTGA